A region of Streptomyces sp. R44 DNA encodes the following proteins:
- a CDS encoding ABC transporter substrate-binding protein, with protein sequence MVAATALLGGCFAGSGAGGEDASGRIRVAMMQPPRSGLSPLSDDAFKLSRWSTAETLVRLDRDGNAVPSLATGWRRSGRTWTFTLRERVTFHDGTILTAEAVVRSLTAAVRASPKPRILDGVDLTVRAAGPTAVTVTTGAADPLVPQRLSSPQLAILAAKAYAGRTVNPVGAGTGPFVLVRADGTASATLDRYERYWGGRAKATGIDVRYVPDGTARAAALRTGEADIVEAVPVAQARLLDQELLTEVPMPRTNTLYLNTRRGPFKDPGLRAAARAAVDARGLVAGVYEGRADLATGLLGPALPWAAPLRAPVRHTPAAAPRGAAITIGTFTDRAELPEVAQLLQQQLEKAGFRVRLDVREYAAVEADALAGKFDAFVLSRATVLDSGDPAAYLYSDFASDGSFHLSQLSDPGVDRALATASAAPVGEARRRAIVAAEAAVLATDAAVPMLHERVVQGDAAGVVGAAHDPRERELVTVDTYVR encoded by the coding sequence GTGGTCGCGGCGACCGCCCTGCTCGGCGGCTGCTTCGCCGGGAGCGGGGCGGGAGGTGAGGACGCGAGCGGGCGGATACGGGTCGCGATGATGCAGCCACCCCGGTCCGGGCTGTCCCCGCTGTCCGACGACGCCTTCAAGCTGTCGCGCTGGTCCACCGCCGAGACCCTGGTCCGGCTCGACCGCGACGGGAACGCCGTCCCCTCGCTGGCCACCGGGTGGCGGCGGTCCGGGCGCACCTGGACGTTCACCCTGCGCGAGCGGGTGACGTTCCACGACGGGACGATCCTGACCGCCGAGGCCGTCGTCCGCTCCCTCACCGCCGCCGTACGGGCCTCGCCGAAGCCCCGCATCCTCGACGGGGTCGACCTCACCGTCCGCGCGGCGGGCCCTACCGCGGTCACCGTCACCACGGGCGCCGCCGACCCCCTCGTACCGCAGCGGCTCAGCTCGCCGCAGCTCGCGATCCTCGCCGCCAAGGCGTACGCGGGACGGACCGTGAACCCCGTCGGGGCCGGGACGGGACCGTTCGTGCTCGTCCGGGCCGACGGGACCGCGTCGGCGACCCTCGACCGGTACGAGCGGTACTGGGGCGGGCGCGCCAAGGCCACCGGCATCGACGTCCGCTACGTCCCCGACGGCACCGCCCGGGCCGCCGCGCTGCGCACCGGTGAGGCCGACATCGTCGAGGCCGTCCCCGTCGCGCAGGCCCGGCTGCTCGACCAGGAGCTGCTCACCGAGGTGCCGATGCCGCGCACCAACACCCTCTACCTCAACACCCGGCGCGGCCCGTTCAAGGACCCGGGCCTGCGGGCCGCCGCCCGGGCCGCCGTCGACGCGCGCGGTCTGGTCGCCGGGGTGTACGAGGGCCGGGCCGACCTCGCCACCGGGCTCCTCGGCCCCGCCCTGCCGTGGGCGGCGCCGCTGCGCGCACCGGTGCGGCACACCCCCGCGGCCGCCCCGCGGGGCGCCGCGATCACCATCGGCACGTTCACCGACCGGGCCGAGCTGCCCGAGGTCGCTCAGCTGCTCCAACAGCAGCTGGAGAAGGCCGGGTTCAGAGTGCGGCTCGACGTGCGGGAGTACGCCGCCGTCGAGGCGGACGCGCTGGCCGGGAAGTTCGACGCGTTCGTCCTGTCACGGGCCACCGTCCTGGACTCCGGCGACCCCGCCGCCTACCTGTACAGCGACTTCGCGAGCGACGGCTCCTTCCACCTCTCCCAGCTCTCGGACCCGGGCGTCGACCGGGCGCTCGCCACCGCGTCGGCGGCTCCCGTCGGCGAGGCCCGCCGCCGGGCGATCGTCGCGGCGGAGGCCGCCGTGCTCGCCACCGACGCGGCCGTGCCGATGCTGCACGAGCGCGTCGTCCAGGGCGACGCCGCCGGTGTCGTGGGCGCCGCGCACGACCCCCGCGAACGCGAACTCGTCACCGTCGACACGTACGTACGGTGA
- a CDS encoding ABC transporter permease subunit has translation MKAVAVRAGALLGVLALVGLLPLLSGEDPALRVLRARSAEQEPTAEALAAIRADLGLGSGPWALLGDWAGGVPHGDLGTSWVSGAEVLPSVTAGLGVSLTLMGAALLVALVVGALFAAPVLLRGRATGGAVAAMLTSVPEFLPALALLIVVGVWLGWLPTSGWVGPAHVVLPALALGLPAGALLGRLVADALPAVLAERWVELWRGAGTGTARIRAAALRRTLPALAGQFGMVVVGLTGGAVAVETVFAVPGIGRTALGAARSQDLPLLQGCVLVLLGLGLLTGGSASLVRRVLLGPALREAGLSLPPPRPRRIPVAVPVALAVVLAGVIGWGLLRDPYAVDLGARLAGPSAERPLGADALGRDVLARLGHGAAATVGTAAAVTLAALVVALVLGLLPGPAAAFADVANALPPVVLGLLVAAVTGPGAGAAALAVTLGAWPPLASHAAALVQEVRASGFLVAQRALGAGPWWVWTRHVLPSVAGPVARHAVLRLPGVALALASLGFLGLGAQPPSPEWGLLLDESADYVERAPVAALAPAVALALLAALAVSLSQGSPRLRPARPRTRTRTARKVPSVAAPSV, from the coding sequence GTGAAGGCCGTCGCTGTCAGGGCGGGAGCGCTGCTCGGCGTCCTGGCCCTGGTCGGACTGCTGCCCCTGCTCTCCGGCGAGGACCCCGCGCTGCGGGTGCTGCGCGCCCGGTCCGCCGAACAGGAGCCGACCGCCGAGGCGCTGGCCGCGATCCGCGCCGACCTCGGGCTCGGCTCCGGACCGTGGGCGCTGCTCGGCGACTGGGCCGGCGGGGTGCCGCACGGCGACCTCGGGACCTCCTGGGTGTCGGGCGCGGAGGTACTGCCGTCGGTCACGGCGGGACTCGGCGTGTCGCTGACCCTGATGGGGGCGGCACTGCTCGTCGCGCTCGTCGTCGGGGCGCTGTTCGCCGCCCCGGTGCTGCTGCGGGGCCGGGCCACGGGTGGCGCGGTGGCCGCGATGCTGACCTCGGTGCCGGAGTTCCTGCCGGCCCTGGCGCTGCTGATCGTCGTCGGGGTGTGGCTGGGATGGCTGCCCACCTCGGGCTGGGTGGGCCCGGCCCATGTGGTGCTGCCCGCGCTCGCCCTGGGCCTCCCGGCCGGCGCGCTGCTCGGCCGGCTCGTCGCCGACGCGCTCCCCGCCGTCCTGGCGGAGCGCTGGGTCGAACTGTGGCGCGGGGCGGGCACCGGCACGGCCCGGATCCGGGCGGCCGCGCTCCGGCGGACGCTGCCCGCGCTCGCCGGGCAGTTCGGCATGGTGGTCGTCGGGCTGACCGGCGGGGCCGTCGCCGTGGAGACCGTCTTCGCCGTGCCGGGCATCGGGCGTACGGCGCTCGGCGCGGCCCGGTCGCAGGACCTGCCGCTGCTCCAGGGCTGTGTCCTCGTGCTCCTCGGACTCGGCCTGCTCACGGGCGGGTCGGCATCGCTGGTGCGGCGCGTGCTGCTCGGGCCCGCGCTGCGGGAGGCGGGCCTCAGCCTGCCGCCGCCCCGGCCCCGGCGGATCCCCGTCGCCGTGCCGGTGGCGCTCGCCGTCGTGCTCGCCGGGGTGATCGGCTGGGGGCTGCTGCGCGATCCGTACGCCGTCGACCTCGGCGCGCGCCTCGCCGGGCCGTCGGCCGAACGGCCGCTGGGCGCCGACGCGTTGGGGCGCGACGTGCTGGCCCGCCTCGGGCACGGCGCGGCGGCGACGGTCGGCACGGCCGCCGCCGTGACCCTCGCGGCCCTGGTGGTCGCGCTCGTGCTCGGACTCCTCCCGGGGCCCGCGGCGGCGTTCGCGGACGTCGCCAACGCGCTGCCGCCCGTCGTCCTCGGGCTCCTGGTGGCCGCCGTGACCGGGCCCGGCGCGGGAGCGGCGGCGCTGGCCGTGACGCTCGGCGCCTGGCCGCCGCTCGCCTCCCACGCGGCGGCGCTCGTCCAGGAGGTGCGGGCGTCCGGGTTCCTCGTCGCCCAACGGGCGCTCGGCGCGGGGCCGTGGTGGGTGTGGACCCGGCACGTCCTGCCGTCGGTGGCCGGTCCGGTCGCCCGGCACGCGGTGCTGCGGCTGCCCGGGGTGGCCCTGGCGCTCGCCTCGCTCGGCTTCCTGGGGCTCGGAGCACAGCCGCCGTCGCCCGAGTGGGGGCTGCTCCTGGACGAGTCGGCCGACTACGTCGAGCGGGCTCCGGTGGCCGCGCTCGCCCCGGCCGTGGCCCTCGCCCTGCTCGCCGCGCTCGCCGTCTCCCTGTCGCAGGGCTCCCCGCGGCTCCGGCCCGCCCGACCCCGTACCCGTACCCGTACCGCACGAAAGGTCCCGTCCGTTGCCGCTCCCTCCGTCTGA
- a CDS encoding ABC transporter ATP-binding protein, translating to MPLPPSEPLLVVEGLRVSFAGAQAVRGVSFDVHPGEVLALVGESGAGKSLTGRALLGLAPRGAAVSGRVLLRGAPVTSADLGRRLAWIPQDAMASLSPVHRVDAQLAFAARTSTGRRRGAALAVARRALAEVGLTGAAASAYPHALSGGMRQRAVIAMALVNGPDLVVADEPTTALDPERRDQVLALLRERCTAAGAALLLVSHDLESVRRHADRVAVTHAGRIVELGAAEAVLGRPAAPYTRGLLASLPTAGLPHRSRLPSFEGVPRLPAAGCAFAPRCPRADALCRGEDPGTRAFGGRLVACHHPGEAAA from the coding sequence TTGCCGCTCCCTCCGTCTGAACCCCTGCTCGTCGTCGAGGGGCTGCGCGTGTCCTTCGCGGGCGCCCAGGCCGTGCGCGGGGTCTCCTTCGACGTCCACCCGGGTGAGGTCCTGGCGCTGGTCGGCGAGTCCGGCGCGGGCAAGTCCCTGACGGGCCGGGCGCTCCTCGGCCTCGCGCCGCGCGGGGCCGCCGTCTCCGGCCGCGTGCTGCTGCGCGGCGCCCCGGTCACTTCGGCCGACCTGGGTCGGCGGCTCGCGTGGATCCCGCAGGACGCGATGGCCTCCCTCTCCCCCGTCCACCGGGTCGACGCCCAACTGGCCTTCGCAGCACGGACGTCGACGGGGAGGCGGCGCGGTGCGGCCCTGGCGGTCGCGCGGCGGGCCCTCGCGGAGGTCGGCCTGACCGGCGCGGCGGCGTCCGCGTATCCGCATGCCCTGTCGGGCGGGATGCGGCAGCGTGCGGTCATCGCGATGGCGCTGGTCAACGGGCCGGACCTGGTGGTGGCCGACGAGCCGACGACCGCGCTCGACCCCGAGCGGCGGGATCAGGTCCTCGCGCTGCTGCGGGAGCGCTGCACGGCGGCCGGGGCGGCGCTGCTCCTGGTGAGCCACGACCTGGAGTCCGTACGCCGGCACGCCGACCGGGTCGCCGTGACGCACGCGGGCCGGATCGTCGAACTCGGCGCGGCCGAGGCGGTGCTGGGGCGCCCGGCCGCCCCGTACACCCGCGGCCTGCTGGCCTCCCTCCCGACGGCCGGGTTGCCGCACCGCTCGCGGCTCCCCTCGTTCGAGGGTGTTCCACGGCTGCCCGCCGCGGGGTGCGCCTTCGCCCCTCGGTGTCCGCGCGCGGACGCCCTGTGCCGGGGTGAGGATCCCGGGACGAGGGCGTTCGGGGGCCGGCTGGTGGCCTGCCATCACCCGGGGGAGGCGGCCGCGTGA
- a CDS encoding ABC transporter ATP-binding protein: MSALLDVRDLVVRRGARTVLDGVSFTVAAGEAVGLVGPSGCGKSTTAAAVLGLLRPDAGSVRFDGVELTALRERELRPLRRRFQPVFQDPYGSLSPRRRIREQLAEPLRLHGLWSAAEGPARVAELLGLVGLDPALGARLPHELSGGQCQRVGIARALAGRPELLVLDEPTSALDPTVRAGVLNLLMDLQDDLGIGLLFVSHDTATVRHLCHRMLTLRGGRLTAEGRDEA; the protein is encoded by the coding sequence GTGAGCGCCCTGCTCGACGTGCGGGACCTCGTCGTCCGGCGCGGGGCACGGACGGTCCTGGACGGGGTGTCGTTCACGGTGGCGGCGGGGGAGGCCGTCGGCCTGGTGGGCCCGTCGGGGTGCGGGAAGTCGACGACGGCCGCGGCCGTGCTCGGGCTGCTGCGGCCGGACGCCGGTTCGGTCCGCTTCGACGGGGTCGAGCTGACGGCGCTGCGGGAGCGGGAACTGCGGCCGCTGCGGCGCCGGTTCCAGCCGGTGTTCCAGGATCCGTACGGTTCGCTCTCCCCCCGGCGCCGGATCCGCGAGCAGCTCGCCGAGCCCCTGCGACTGCACGGCCTGTGGTCGGCCGCGGAAGGACCCGCGCGGGTCGCGGAGCTCCTCGGGCTCGTGGGCCTGGACCCGGCGCTCGGGGCGCGGCTGCCGCACGAGCTGTCCGGCGGCCAGTGCCAGCGGGTGGGCATCGCCCGGGCCCTGGCCGGCCGGCCGGAGCTCCTTGTGCTCGACGAGCCGACCTCGGCCCTCGACCCCACGGTGCGGGCGGGTGTCCTCAATCTCCTGATGGACCTTCAGGACGACTTGGGGATCGGCCTGTTGTTCGTCTCCCACGACACGGCTACCGTGCGGCACCTCTGCCACCGCATGCTCACCCTGCGCGGAGGACGGCTCACCGCCGAGGGGCGGGACGAGGCGTAG
- a CDS encoding DUF4440 domain-containing protein, whose protein sequence is MSKTEIDQVTAEFYGAFDNRGGKAPDVERIRRLVLPQGVIVCTAPTFTTYSVEEFVVPRERLLSDGRLVEFSEWETSEETRIEGDIASRFGTYAKSGVLDGKPYGGEGTKTMQFVRTPEGWRIAALSWFDHS, encoded by the coding sequence ATGTCCAAGACCGAGATTGACCAGGTGACCGCCGAGTTCTACGGCGCGTTCGACAACCGGGGCGGCAAGGCACCCGACGTGGAGCGGATCCGGCGACTCGTCCTGCCCCAGGGGGTCATCGTCTGCACGGCGCCCACCTTCACCACGTACTCCGTGGAGGAGTTCGTCGTGCCGCGCGAGCGGCTGCTCTCCGACGGGCGGCTCGTCGAGTTCTCCGAGTGGGAGACCTCCGAGGAGACGCGGATCGAGGGCGACATCGCCTCGCGGTTCGGCACCTACGCCAAGTCCGGGGTCCTCGACGGGAAGCCCTACGGCGGGGAGGGCACCAAGACGATGCAGTTCGTCCGGACGCCGGAGGGCTGGCGGATCGCGGCCCTCTCCTGGTTCGACCACTCCTGA
- the secD gene encoding protein translocase subunit SecD produces MSSRASLRRALLALAVVALSLWITLTTPPRLGLDLRGGTRIVLQTEHGPTVRADAAATDRALEVLRKRVDGLGVAEPSLARSGERRIVVELPGLRDPRQAAETIGRTAQLTFHAVTGTAQGPARPAAAGGTRVLADPDAPGSFLALAAPALTGDGVKSAEAVLDTATGRGWTVDLVFRDRAAAGWAKLTGDAACAAPADPARRVAIVLDDRIVSAPGMQAGVPCGAGIGGGSAQITGGFSAQEARDLAALVQGGALPVPVTTVEQSTVGPTLGAEAIRASALAAAIGLACTGLFVMVVYRLLGVLATLALLLYGLISYAAVVAVGATLTLPGLAGFVLAIGIAVDANVLVFERAREEYALLGRSAGRDLRRPVATAFGKVWSAVADSHITTLLAAGLLFVFATGPVKGFGVTLAIGVLTSLITAMVITRLLADLTLGLPAVRRRPAVTGMASLGRLRTRLTRRVPRLMGHRRRWLTGCAGLLLVALAGIGVRGVEFGVEFTGGRVVQYTAERPVDADTARTAVAAAGFPDAVVQTTGDSDVSVRVRETGDGEQREMREALTRVAGPVEVERDDLIGPSLGGELRTHALLALGLAVAAQLLYLTVRFRWTYATAAVAAMTQDVLLVVGLFAWLGKPVDSVFLAALLTVVGYSVNDSVVVLDRLRELRRRGGGVPLADLADRAVAQTLPRTVNTGMGALFVLVALAVLGGDSLTDFSVALLAGVVLGMASTVFTAMPLAVGLETRNPAPAATAPRRRAGAVV; encoded by the coding sequence ATGTCCTCTCGTGCCTCGCTCCGGCGCGCGCTCCTCGCGCTCGCCGTCGTCGCGCTCTCCCTCTGGATCACCCTGACCACCCCGCCCCGCCTCGGACTCGACCTCCGCGGCGGCACCCGCATCGTCCTGCAGACCGAGCACGGCCCCACCGTCCGCGCCGACGCCGCCGCCACCGACCGCGCCCTGGAGGTGCTCCGCAAGCGGGTGGACGGCCTCGGTGTCGCGGAACCCTCCCTCGCCCGCTCCGGCGAGCGCCGCATCGTCGTCGAACTGCCCGGCCTGCGCGACCCGCGCCAGGCGGCCGAGACCATCGGCCGTACGGCGCAGCTCACCTTCCACGCCGTCACCGGCACGGCACAGGGACCGGCCCGACCGGCGGCCGCCGGCGGGACGCGCGTCCTGGCCGACCCGGACGCCCCCGGCAGCTTCCTCGCCCTCGCGGCACCCGCCCTCACCGGCGACGGCGTCAAGAGCGCCGAGGCCGTCCTCGACACGGCCACCGGCCGCGGCTGGACCGTCGACCTCGTCTTCCGCGACCGAGCGGCCGCCGGCTGGGCGAAGCTGACCGGCGACGCCGCCTGCGCCGCCCCTGCGGACCCGGCGCGCCGTGTCGCGATCGTCCTCGACGACCGGATCGTCTCCGCACCCGGCATGCAGGCCGGCGTCCCCTGTGGGGCGGGCATCGGCGGCGGCTCCGCGCAGATCACCGGCGGGTTCTCCGCCCAGGAGGCGCGCGACCTCGCGGCGCTCGTGCAGGGCGGCGCGCTGCCCGTGCCGGTGACGACGGTCGAGCAGAGCACCGTGGGCCCGACGCTCGGCGCCGAGGCGATCCGCGCCAGCGCCCTGGCCGCCGCCATCGGCCTGGCCTGCACGGGACTCTTCGTGATGGTGGTGTACCGGCTCCTCGGCGTCCTCGCCACCCTCGCGCTCCTGTTGTACGGACTGATCTCGTACGCCGCCGTCGTCGCCGTGGGAGCCACCCTCACGCTGCCCGGTCTCGCCGGCTTCGTCCTGGCCATCGGCATCGCCGTGGACGCGAACGTCCTGGTCTTCGAACGGGCCAGGGAGGAGTACGCCCTGCTCGGCCGGTCCGCCGGACGGGATCTGCGGCGGCCGGTCGCGACGGCGTTCGGCAAGGTGTGGAGTGCCGTCGCGGACTCCCACATCACCACCCTGCTCGCGGCCGGACTGCTGTTCGTCTTCGCCACGGGACCGGTCAAGGGCTTCGGCGTGACGCTCGCGATCGGTGTCCTCACCTCACTGATCACCGCGATGGTGATCACCCGGCTCCTCGCCGACCTGACGCTGGGCCTGCCCGCCGTTCGCAGGCGGCCGGCCGTGACCGGCATGGCATCGCTCGGCCGGCTGCGGACCCGGCTGACCCGCCGTGTGCCGCGCCTGATGGGGCACCGGCGCCGCTGGCTGACCGGCTGCGCCGGGCTGCTGCTGGTGGCCCTTGCCGGAATCGGCGTGCGCGGAGTGGAGTTCGGCGTCGAGTTCACCGGCGGCCGGGTCGTCCAGTACACCGCCGAACGCCCGGTGGACGCCGACACGGCCCGTACGGCCGTCGCGGCCGCCGGCTTCCCCGACGCCGTCGTGCAGACGACAGGCGACAGCGACGTCTCGGTGCGGGTGCGGGAGACCGGTGACGGCGAGCAGCGGGAGATGAGGGAGGCACTCACCCGGGTCGCCGGCCCGGTGGAGGTGGAGCGCGACGACCTGATCGGCCCCAGCCTCGGCGGAGAGCTCCGCACCCACGCCCTCCTCGCGCTCGGCCTGGCGGTCGCGGCCCAACTCCTGTACCTGACGGTGCGGTTCCGCTGGACGTACGCCACGGCGGCCGTGGCGGCGATGACGCAGGACGTCCTGCTGGTGGTCGGCCTGTTCGCGTGGCTGGGCAAGCCCGTGGACAGCGTCTTCCTCGCCGCGCTGCTGACCGTCGTCGGCTACTCGGTCAACGACTCCGTGGTCGTCCTCGACCGGTTGCGGGAGCTGCGCCGCAGGGGCGGGGGCGTGCCGCTCGCGGACCTCGCCGACCGGGCCGTCGCCCAGACCCTGCCCCGTACGGTCAACACCGGCATGGGGGCGCTCTTCGTCCTGGTGGCGCTCGCGGTCCTGGGCGGGGACTCGCTCACGGACTTCTCCGTCGCGCTCCTGGCGGGCGTCGTGCTCGGCATGGCGTCCACGGTGTTCACGGCGATGCCGCTGGCCGTGGGCCTGGAGACCCGCAACCCGGCGCCGGCCGCGACCGCGCCGCGCCGGCGCGCGGGCGCCGTGGTCTGA
- a CDS encoding lysophospholipid acyltransferase family protein, protein MLSRLAAHVVPFFGRLTVTSDPGARFAPGSILVVNHTSPADPALVLAALRRRLAVEPVLLATSGLWRVPLLGRALTREGHVPVHRNSARAAAALDHAAVALASGRHVMLYAEGRIPPRRDAAENPPEMFRTGLARLARATGAPVVPIGQAGARRITSGGRAKQLAGVLTAPVRRPGLHVHIGAPLYLPDDVAAATELAHGAVTEAWRTAAAALGEPAALGGGGTTG, encoded by the coding sequence GTGCTCAGCCGTCTCGCCGCCCACGTCGTCCCGTTCTTCGGACGACTGACCGTCACCTCGGACCCCGGGGCCCGGTTCGCGCCGGGCAGCATCCTCGTCGTGAACCACACCTCGCCGGCCGACCCGGCGCTCGTGCTCGCCGCGCTGCGCAGACGACTCGCCGTCGAGCCGGTCCTCCTCGCCACCTCGGGGCTCTGGCGGGTCCCGCTGCTCGGCCGGGCGCTGACCCGCGAGGGTCATGTGCCCGTCCACCGCAACTCGGCGCGCGCCGCGGCGGCCCTGGACCACGCGGCGGTGGCGCTCGCCTCGGGACGGCACGTGATGCTGTACGCGGAGGGGCGCATCCCGCCGCGCCGGGACGCCGCCGAGAACCCGCCGGAGATGTTCCGTACCGGACTCGCGCGGCTCGCGCGGGCGACGGGTGCGCCGGTCGTGCCGATCGGCCAGGCGGGTGCCCGGCGGATCACCTCGGGCGGGCGGGCGAAGCAGCTCGCCGGAGTGCTCACCGCGCCCGTCCGCCGGCCGGGCCTGCACGTCCACATCGGTGCGCCGCTGTATCTGCCCGACGACGTGGCCGCGGCGACGGAGCTGGCGCACGGCGCCGTGACCGAGGCGTGGCGGACGGCGGCGGCCGCCCTGGGCGAACCGGCGGCTCTCGGCGGCGGGGGGACGACCGGCTGA
- a CDS encoding DUF4345 domain-containing protein has translation MSRAKALRGLALTMGYACVAIGLLHVLAGNAAIPGAESAGATVDSLGRFFGAIFAGYGLAWLWAARRSPIPAAAVRGLTAVFLLGALGRLLSLAVEGRPHWFQLALAALELALSPLLFWLADADEEARAA, from the coding sequence ATGAGCAGAGCCAAGGCGCTTCGGGGGCTCGCCCTGACCATGGGCTACGCCTGCGTGGCCATCGGACTCCTCCACGTCCTGGCCGGCAACGCCGCGATTCCGGGGGCCGAGTCGGCCGGTGCGACCGTCGACAGCCTCGGACGGTTCTTCGGCGCGATCTTCGCCGGCTACGGCCTCGCCTGGCTCTGGGCGGCGAGACGGTCACCGATCCCCGCCGCGGCCGTACGCGGTCTCACCGCCGTGTTCCTGCTGGGAGCGCTCGGGAGACTGCTGTCCCTCGCCGTCGAGGGCCGGCCGCACTGGTTCCAGCTCGCGCTGGCCGCCCTCGAACTCGCCCTCTCCCCGCTGCTGTTCTGGCTGGCGGACGCGGACGAGGAGGCGCGGGCCGCCTGA
- a CDS encoding TetR/AcrR family transcriptional regulator, translating into MPPRRRLSPSDRRAQLLDVAARLFAALPYDQVLMEEVAERAGVSRALLYQHFPSKRDLFAALYQEVSEQLLAKTRLDPADTLVEQLTQGLDAHIDYFAENRHTVLAANRVLAGDRLVQTIIDGELDVLRERLLGALPLADDPTRAAVSGVLKSWLVFVQVLCVDWLTHETCTRTELRDVCVGAVVGALRPLLDEDPAPDWPR; encoded by the coding sequence GTGCCTCCCCGCAGACGCCTCAGCCCCTCCGACCGCCGCGCCCAGCTCCTGGACGTCGCCGCCCGGCTCTTCGCGGCGCTGCCGTACGACCAGGTGCTGATGGAGGAGGTCGCCGAGCGGGCCGGGGTCTCCCGCGCCCTGCTCTACCAGCACTTCCCCAGCAAGCGGGATCTCTTCGCCGCCCTCTACCAGGAGGTCTCCGAGCAGCTGCTGGCGAAGACGCGGCTCGACCCGGCCGACACCCTGGTCGAGCAGCTGACGCAGGGCCTCGACGCGCACATCGACTACTTCGCGGAGAACCGCCACACCGTTCTCGCGGCCAACCGCGTCCTGGCCGGGGACCGGCTCGTCCAGACGATCATCGACGGTGAACTCGACGTCCTGCGCGAGCGGTTGCTCGGCGCGCTGCCCCTCGCCGACGACCCGACCCGGGCGGCCGTGTCGGGGGTCCTGAAGAGCTGGCTGGTCTTCGTGCAGGTGCTGTGCGTGGACTGGCTGACCCACGAGACCTGTACCCGCACCGAGCTGCGCGACGTGTGCGTCGGAGCGGTCGTGGGCGCCCTGCGGCCCCTCCTCGACGAGGACCCGGCGCCGGACTGGCCCCGCTGA
- a CDS encoding glutaminase: MTASTSFQPVLDRIAEELAELTDRGTPADYIPALAAGDPRDFGMAVAELDGTVYGVGDWRRPFSTQSVTKVFTLALALAGEGDALWAHVGREPSGDPFNSLVQLEYEHGIPRNPFINAGALVVTDRLHRLTGDASGTLLDFLRAESGNPDLAFDAGVAASEASHGDRNAALAHFMASYGNITGPVPDLLREYFRQCSLEASCGDLALATGFLARHGLRADGSRLLTRSQAKQVNAVMLTCGTYDAAGDFAYRVGLPGKSGVGGAVVAVVPGRCTLCVWSPGLDSRGNSVAGVTALDRFTTITGLSVF; this comes from the coding sequence GTGACCGCGAGCACCTCCTTCCAGCCCGTCCTCGACCGCATCGCCGAGGAGCTCGCCGAACTCACCGACCGCGGTACCCCGGCCGACTACATCCCGGCCCTCGCGGCGGGCGACCCGCGCGACTTCGGCATGGCCGTGGCGGAACTCGACGGCACGGTCTACGGAGTCGGGGACTGGCGGCGCCCGTTCTCCACGCAGTCCGTCACCAAGGTCTTCACCCTCGCGCTCGCCCTCGCCGGGGAGGGCGACGCCCTCTGGGCGCACGTCGGCCGGGAACCGTCCGGCGACCCGTTCAACTCCCTCGTGCAGCTGGAGTACGAACACGGCATCCCGCGCAACCCCTTCATCAACGCGGGCGCCCTCGTGGTGACCGACCGGCTGCACCGCCTGACCGGCGACGCCTCCGGAACCCTGCTCGACTTCCTGCGGGCCGAGAGCGGCAACCCGGACCTCGCCTTCGACGCCGGCGTCGCCGCCTCCGAAGCGTCCCACGGCGACCGCAACGCGGCCCTCGCCCACTTCATGGCCTCGTACGGCAACATCACGGGCCCCGTCCCCGACCTGCTCCGCGAGTACTTCCGCCAGTGCTCCCTGGAGGCCTCCTGCGGCGACCTGGCCCTCGCCACCGGCTTCCTGGCCCGGCACGGGCTCCGCGCCGACGGCAGCCGCCTGCTGACCCGCAGTCAGGCCAAGCAGGTCAACGCCGTCATGCTGACCTGCGGCACCTACGACGCGGCCGGGGACTTCGCCTACCGCGTCGGGCTCCCCGGCAAGAGCGGCGTCGGAGGGGCGGTCGTGGCCGTCGTCCCGGGCCGCTGCACCCTGTGCGTGTGGAGCCCGGGCCTGGACAGCCGGGGCAACTCGGTGGCGGGCGTGACGGCACTCGACCGGTTCACGACGATCACGGGACTCTCGGTCTTCTGA